A genomic window from Candidatus Andeanibacterium colombiense includes:
- a CDS encoding M23 family metallopeptidase — translation MLPVLAGACSQAVLLPAPAPPPPVHTPASAPAPAPVPLAAGAIDYRGEVTQGGWIRGTLPAGTIGATLDGAPFQFASDLQFFAAFDRDAGPVAKLVALRSDGSSIERDIPVSPRDWQIERVNVARLPGGPSADFMKIRQPELDQIEAARKMQTDAQGWRQHFVWPVKARVSGRFGSQRIYKGGEAGAYHSGMDLAGGAGTVFVAPADGVVILAAATPFSLEGNLLMIDHGNGLNSAFLHCSEILVRVGDHVRQGQPIGKIGMTGRATGPHLHWSLKWNSARLDPLLFTGPME, via the coding sequence ATGTTGCCGGTACTGGCGGGCGCCTGCAGCCAGGCGGTGCTGCTGCCGGCACCTGCGCCGCCGCCTCCGGTTCACACGCCCGCTTCCGCACCGGCTCCGGCCCCCGTGCCGCTCGCCGCAGGGGCGATCGACTATCGCGGCGAGGTGACCCAGGGCGGTTGGATTCGCGGCACTTTGCCGGCCGGCACGATCGGGGCGACGCTCGACGGCGCGCCTTTCCAATTCGCCAGCGATCTCCAGTTCTTCGCCGCCTTCGATCGCGACGCGGGGCCGGTCGCGAAGCTTGTCGCGCTGCGCTCCGACGGATCGTCGATCGAGCGCGACATCCCGGTCTCACCGCGCGACTGGCAGATCGAGCGCGTCAATGTCGCGCGCCTGCCCGGCGGGCCGAGCGCCGATTTCATGAAGATCCGCCAGCCCGAACTCGACCAGATCGAGGCTGCGCGCAAAATGCAGACCGATGCGCAGGGCTGGCGGCAGCATTTCGTCTGGCCGGTCAAGGCGCGTGTTTCGGGCCGCTTCGGCTCTCAGCGGATCTACAAGGGCGGCGAGGCGGGCGCTTACCATTCGGGCATGGACCTGGCGGGCGGGGCCGGGACGGTGTTCGTCGCCCCCGCCGACGGGGTGGTGATCCTCGCCGCCGCGACGCCGTTCAGCCTCGAAGGCAATCTGCTGATGATCGACCACGGCAACGGCCTCAACAGCGCCTTCCTGCATTGCTCGGAAATCCTCGTGCGGGTCGGCGACCATGTCCGCCAGGGCCAGCCGATCGGAAAAATCGGCATGACCGGGCGCGCGACCGGGCCGCATCTCCACTGGAGTCTGAAGTGGAATTCGGCGCGGCTCGATCCGCTGCTGTTTACCGGCCCGATGGAATAA
- a CDS encoding DUF2093 domain-containing protein: MLMHSNDRAATLLYGPSGFRVIKPGKFVVCAVTGEAIPLEALRYWSVEHQEAYASPEIATRRLLGQK; the protein is encoded by the coding sequence ATGTTGATGCATTCCAACGACCGCGCCGCCACGCTGCTTTACGGCCCGAGCGGCTTTCGCGTGATCAAGCCCGGCAAATTCGTCGTCTGCGCCGTGACCGGCGAGGCGATCCCGCTCGAAGCCTTGCGCTACTGGAGCGTCGAGCACCAGGAAGCCTACGCCAGCCCCGAAATCGCGACCCGGCGCCTGCTGGGCCAGAAGTGA
- the xseA gene encoding exodeoxyribonuclease VII large subunit → MPGPSYDDDAVAGLVARGAPGDNAEPLSITEISAILKRTVEDRFGFVRLRGELSGVKLAASGHLYCRLKDEGAQIDGVMWRGGVQRLAFRPEDGIEVVASGKLTTYAGRSSYQIVIESMEIAGEGALLALLEKTKARLEAEGLFRPERKRPLPYLPKVIGVVTSPTGAVIRDILHRLEDRCPCHVLVWPVLVQGQGSAEQVANAVRGFSEMAEGGAIPRPDVVIVARGGGSIEDLWGFNEEIVVRAIAECSIPVISAVGHETDTTLADYAADRRAPTPTAAAEMAVPVRAELNATLAEFSARQKRAILRPVQLGRERLEARAQRLPKPEVLVAQAAQRLDDLGERLRRGLADRAGRAGTALQIASIKLAPALLGRELAMKRRQLETLERVLPQLDPRAPLRRGYVLVSDAAGQVVKSAADARKQTALILEFEDGKLEVAPGSGGAPAPKRAPKAGGSGPSGQAELF, encoded by the coding sequence ATGCCCGGCCCTTCTTATGACGATGATGCGGTCGCGGGCCTCGTAGCGCGGGGTGCCCCCGGGGACAACGCCGAGCCGCTCTCCATCACCGAGATTTCGGCGATTCTGAAGCGCACGGTCGAGGACCGCTTCGGCTTCGTGCGGCTGCGGGGGGAGCTTTCGGGGGTGAAGCTCGCGGCCTCGGGGCACCTCTATTGCCGGCTGAAGGACGAAGGCGCCCAGATCGACGGAGTGATGTGGCGCGGCGGCGTGCAGCGGCTCGCCTTCCGCCCGGAGGACGGGATCGAGGTGGTCGCGAGCGGCAAGCTTACCACTTACGCGGGGCGTTCGTCGTACCAGATCGTGATCGAGAGCATGGAGATCGCCGGCGAAGGCGCGCTGCTCGCACTGCTCGAGAAGACCAAGGCGCGGCTTGAGGCGGAGGGGCTGTTCCGCCCGGAACGCAAGCGGCCGCTGCCCTATCTGCCGAAGGTGATCGGGGTGGTAACCTCGCCCACCGGCGCGGTGATCCGCGACATCCTCCACCGGTTGGAGGATCGCTGCCCATGCCATGTGCTGGTGTGGCCGGTGCTGGTGCAGGGCCAGGGCTCGGCCGAACAGGTCGCGAATGCGGTGCGCGGCTTTTCCGAAATGGCGGAAGGGGGCGCGATCCCGCGTCCGGACGTGGTGATCGTCGCGCGGGGCGGCGGCTCGATCGAGGATCTGTGGGGTTTCAACGAGGAAATCGTGGTCCGCGCGATCGCCGAATGCTCGATTCCGGTGATCTCCGCGGTCGGGCATGAGACCGACACCACGCTGGCCGACTATGCCGCCGACCGCCGCGCGCCGACGCCGACCGCCGCCGCCGAGATGGCGGTACCGGTGCGTGCCGAGCTCAATGCGACGCTGGCCGAATTCTCTGCCCGCCAGAAGCGCGCGATCCTGCGCCCGGTGCAATTGGGGCGCGAGCGGCTCGAAGCGCGGGCCCAGCGCCTGCCGAAGCCCGAGGTGCTGGTCGCCCAGGCAGCCCAGCGGCTCGACGATCTCGGCGAAAGATTGCGGCGCGGGCTGGCCGACCGCGCGGGTCGTGCCGGCACCGCGCTGCAGATCGCGTCGATCAAGCTGGCGCCGGCCTTGCTTGGCCGCGAGCTCGCGATGAAGCGCCGGCAGCTTGAGACGCTGGAGCGGGTGCTGCCGCAACTCGACCCCAGGGCGCCGCTAAGGCGAGGTTATGTGCTGGTGAGCGATGCCGCCGGCCAGGTCGTCAAAAGCGCCGCCGATGCCCGCAAGCAAACCGCGCTCATCCTCGAATTCGAGGATGGGAAACTCGAAGTCGCGCCAGGCTCCGGCGGGGCCCCCGCGCCGAAGCGCGCTCCAAAAGCGGGCGGTTCCGGGCCAAGTGGACAGGCGGAATTGTTTTAG
- the purD gene encoding phosphoribosylamine--glycine ligase, translating into MHILLLGSGGREHALAWKLAQSRLLTDQGGKLYAAPGNPGIAQYAELVALDVTDHAAVIAFCDANTIGLVVIGPEAPLVDGLADSLRGEGFSVFGPSKAAAQLEGSKGFTKDLCERAGIPTAGYVRTASLAQAVAALDDFKPPYVLKADGLASGKGVVIAENRADAEEALADMFGGAFGEAGAEVVIEEFLTGEEASFFVLTDGASIMPIGSAQDHKRVGDGDTGPNTGGMGAYSPARVLGATLRGEAIERIIAPTVKAMADEGHPYSGVLYAGLMLTPDGPKLIEYNCRFGDPECQVLMLRLEADLGELLLACAENRLGSMETARLSDRTALTVVMAANGYPADPEKGGPIGNIDKAEATGAKVFHAGTALDGEGQLVANGGRVLNVTALGGSVSEAQAAAYRAVLAVDFPSGFYRRDIGYREVAREAAREQLG; encoded by the coding sequence ATGCATATCCTCTTGCTGGGATCGGGTGGACGCGAACATGCGCTCGCCTGGAAGCTGGCGCAATCCCGCCTCCTTACCGATCAGGGCGGAAAACTCTACGCCGCTCCCGGCAATCCCGGCATCGCCCAATATGCCGAGCTGGTCGCGCTCGACGTGACCGACCATGCGGCGGTGATCGCCTTCTGCGATGCCAACACGATCGGCCTAGTGGTAATCGGGCCCGAGGCCCCGCTGGTCGACGGGCTGGCGGATTCGCTGCGCGGCGAGGGCTTTTCGGTGTTCGGGCCGAGCAAGGCCGCGGCCCAGCTCGAAGGCAGCAAGGGCTTCACCAAGGATCTGTGCGAGCGCGCCGGGATCCCGACCGCCGGCTATGTCCGCACCGCCTCGCTCGCGCAGGCTGTCGCGGCGCTCGACGATTTCAAACCGCCCTATGTACTCAAGGCCGATGGGCTCGCCTCGGGCAAGGGCGTGGTGATCGCCGAAAACCGCGCGGATGCCGAGGAAGCGCTTGCGGACATGTTCGGCGGCGCTTTCGGCGAAGCGGGCGCGGAAGTGGTGATCGAGGAATTCCTGACCGGCGAGGAAGCGAGCTTCTTCGTCCTGACCGACGGCGCCTCGATCATGCCGATCGGCTCGGCGCAGGACCACAAGCGCGTCGGCGACGGCGACACGGGCCCGAACACCGGCGGGATGGGCGCCTATAGCCCCGCGCGCGTGCTCGGCGCGACGCTGCGCGGCGAGGCGATCGAGCGGATCATCGCCCCCACGGTCAAGGCGATGGCCGACGAAGGCCACCCCTATTCGGGCGTGCTCTATGCGGGGCTGATGCTGACGCCGGATGGGCCAAAGCTGATCGAATACAACTGTCGCTTCGGCGATCCGGAATGCCAGGTGCTGATGCTGCGGCTCGAAGCCGATCTCGGCGAATTGCTGCTCGCCTGCGCCGAGAACCGGCTCGGATCGATGGAGACCGCGAGATTGTCCGACCGCACCGCGCTGACCGTGGTGATGGCCGCCAATGGCTATCCGGCCGATCCCGAGAAGGGCGGTCCCATCGGCAATATCGACAAGGCCGAGGCGACCGGTGCCAAGGTGTTCCATGCCGGCACCGCGCTCGACGGCGAGGGCCAGCTTGTTGCCAATGGCGGGCGCGTGCTCAACGTCACCGCGCTCGGCGGCAGCGTGTCGGAGGCCCAGGCGGCCGCCTATCGCGCTGTGCTGGCGGTCGATTTCCCGAGCGGGTTCTACCGGCGGGACATCGGTTACCGCGAGGTCGCGCGCGAGGCTGCGCGGGAGCAGCTGGGCTGA
- a CDS encoding adenosine kinase, whose amino-acid sequence MTKSSPAGTRYDVIAIGNAIVDVMAPADDALVEQLGMVRGGMALIDTDRANELYAAMGSGIEISGGSAANTLAGLSALGAKCAFIGQVAEDQLGAIFAHDIRAGGIDYSTAPRPGEPPTGRCLIFVSPDGQRTMNTFLGASHYLPLSALDEDAVREASVLYLEGYMWDPPEPREVMRRAIAVAHAAGRTVAFTTSEVFMIDIHGADFRALIDNGSIDILFCNHHELAALTGNEDFEAGIAQVAPKVKILVVTRSADGAVAVAGDERAEVPAVPDVQVVDTTGAGDLFAAGFLSGHVRGESLTRCLELGAVAAAEIISHYGARPEADLKALVAEKLG is encoded by the coding sequence ATGACCAAGTCCAGTCCCGCCGGGACCCGCTACGATGTGATCGCGATCGGCAATGCGATCGTCGACGTGATGGCGCCGGCCGACGATGCGCTGGTGGAGCAACTCGGCATGGTCCGCGGCGGGATGGCGCTGATCGACACCGATCGCGCGAACGAGCTCTACGCGGCGATGGGCTCGGGGATCGAGATTTCGGGCGGATCGGCGGCGAATACTCTGGCGGGGCTGTCGGCGCTCGGCGCGAAATGCGCGTTCATCGGCCAGGTCGCGGAAGATCAGCTCGGCGCGATCTTCGCGCATGACATTCGCGCCGGCGGGATCGATTACAGCACCGCGCCGCGCCCGGGCGAGCCGCCGACCGGCCGCTGCCTGATCTTCGTCTCGCCCGACGGGCAGCGAACGATGAACACCTTCCTCGGCGCATCGCACTACCTGCCGCTGTCCGCGCTCGACGAGGATGCGGTGCGCGAGGCCTCGGTGCTCTACCTCGAAGGCTATATGTGGGATCCGCCCGAGCCGCGCGAAGTGATGCGCCGGGCGATCGCGGTCGCCCATGCGGCCGGGCGCACGGTCGCCTTCACCACCTCCGAAGTCTTCATGATCGACATCCACGGCGCCGATTTCCGCGCGCTGATCGACAATGGCTCGATCGACATCTTGTTCTGCAACCACCACGAGCTGGCGGCGCTCACCGGCAACGAGGATTTCGAAGCCGGGATCGCGCAGGTCGCGCCGAAGGTGAAGATCCTCGTCGTGACCCGCAGCGCCGACGGCGCGGTCGCGGTCGCGGGGGACGAGCGGGCCGAAGTCCCGGCAGTGCCGGATGTGCAGGTGGTCGACACCACCGGCGCGGGCGATTTGTTCGCGGCCGGCTTCCTTTCGGGCCATGTCCGCGGCGAAAGCCTGACCCGCTGCCTCGAGCTCGGCGCGGTCGCCGCGGCCGAGATCATCTCGCATTACGGCGCGCGGCCCGAGGCGGATCTCAAGGCGCTGGTGGCGGAGAAGTTGGGCTAA
- a CDS encoding iron-sulfur cluster assembly accessory protein: MTDTKLRARPAAVALTAAAEARVAELMSKAPADAVGVKLSTPRRGCSGLAYSVDYVSEALPFDEKIETPGGIFFIDGASVLYLVGSTMDWQEDDFTAGFVFENPNAKGACGCGESFTV; the protein is encoded by the coding sequence ATGACCGACACCAAACTCCGTGCCCGCCCCGCCGCCGTCGCCCTGACTGCCGCCGCCGAAGCGCGCGTGGCGGAGCTGATGTCGAAGGCGCCGGCAGATGCGGTCGGGGTCAAGCTTTCGACCCCGCGGCGCGGCTGCTCGGGTCTCGCCTATTCGGTCGATTACGTGAGCGAGGCGCTGCCGTTCGACGAGAAGATCGAGACCCCGGGCGGGATTTTCTTCATCGACGGCGCCTCGGTGCTCTATCTCGTCGGCTCGACCATGGACTGGCAGGAAGACGATTTCACCGCCGGCTTCGTGTTCGAGAACCCCAACGCCAAGGGCGCCTGCGGCTGCGGCGAGAGCTTTACCGTCTGA
- a CDS encoding SUF system Fe-S cluster assembly protein: MSENDPKFEVEQVDGVEAPPRARVDPDESVPESAGEKLERKRDYLEGFLSHKPEAANPGEPGGALYEAVVDSLKDIYDPEIPVNIYDLGLIYGVDVTADGDAVVTMTLTTPHCPVAESMPSEVEMRVNAVPGIRDAEVNLVWDPPWDPAKMSDEARLELGML; this comes from the coding sequence ATGAGTGAGAACGACCCCAAATTCGAAGTCGAGCAGGTCGATGGCGTCGAGGCGCCGCCCCGCGCGCGTGTCGATCCTGACGAGAGCGTGCCGGAAAGCGCGGGCGAGAAGCTCGAGCGCAAGCGCGACTATCTCGAAGGCTTCCTCAGCCATAAGCCCGAAGCCGCGAATCCCGGCGAACCGGGCGGTGCGCTCTACGAAGCGGTCGTCGACTCGCTCAAGGACATCTACGATCCCGAGATCCCGGTGAATATCTACGACCTAGGCCTTATATACGGGGTGGACGTGACCGCGGACGGCGACGCGGTGGTGACGATGACGCTCACTACCCCGCATTGCCCGGTCGCCGAATCGATGCCCTCGGAGGTCGAGATGCGGGTGAACGCAGTGCCGGGTATCCGCGATGCCGAGGTCAATCTGGTCTGGGATCCGCCGTGGGACCCGGCGAAGATGAGCGACGAAGCGCGCCTCGAACTGGGAATGCTGTGA
- a CDS encoding cysteine desulfurase, which translates to MSTVETLSRKTDFPGLVAVDGREWHYLDTAATAQKPRQVIDAVAQALGPDYATVHRGVYARSAEMTLAYESARRRVAAFVGGKENEIVFTRGATEAINLVAASWGAANLKAGDRILLSVLEHHSNIVPWQLIAERTGAAIDVAPLTADGKIDLDAAEAMLTERHKLVAFAHVSNVLGSPLDAKRATEIAHNIGAKILIDGCQAVPRLKVDVAEIGCDFYAFSAHKLYGPTGIGALWARAEILDAMPPYQGGGSMIDKVTFAKTTYALAPQRFEAGTPAIAEAIGFGAAVDYLEAIGLDVAERHENALVRNLREALRGMNDVTVFGPEDAAGIVSFAIDGIHPHDLGTILDEANVAIRAGHHCAQPLMEHLGVPATARASFGIYSDEGDIAALLAGIERTKRIFA; encoded by the coding sequence CTCTCGCAAGACGGACTTCCCCGGCCTTGTCGCCGTGGATGGCCGCGAATGGCATTACCTCGACACCGCCGCGACCGCGCAGAAGCCAAGGCAAGTGATCGATGCGGTCGCGCAGGCGCTGGGCCCGGATTACGCGACGGTCCACCGCGGGGTCTATGCGCGCTCGGCCGAGATGACCCTGGCCTATGAGTCGGCGCGCCGGCGCGTGGCGGCGTTCGTCGGCGGCAAGGAAAACGAGATCGTCTTCACCCGCGGCGCGACCGAGGCGATCAATCTCGTCGCGGCAAGCTGGGGCGCGGCGAACCTGAAGGCTGGCGACCGCATCCTGCTCTCGGTACTGGAGCATCATTCGAACATCGTGCCGTGGCAGCTGATCGCCGAGCGCACCGGCGCGGCGATCGACGTTGCCCCGTTGACCGCCGACGGCAAGATCGATCTCGACGCGGCCGAGGCGATGCTGACCGAACGGCACAAGCTCGTCGCCTTCGCCCATGTCTCGAACGTGCTCGGTTCGCCGCTCGACGCGAAACGCGCGACGGAAATCGCACACAATATCGGCGCGAAGATATTGATCGACGGGTGCCAGGCAGTGCCCCGGCTCAAGGTCGATGTCGCCGAAATCGGCTGCGACTTCTATGCCTTCAGCGCGCACAAGCTCTACGGCCCGACCGGGATCGGCGCCTTGTGGGCGCGGGCCGAGATCCTCGACGCGATGCCCCCCTATCAGGGCGGCGGCTCGATGATCGACAAGGTCACCTTCGCGAAGACCACCTATGCCCTCGCTCCGCAGCGGTTCGAGGCCGGCACGCCGGCGATCGCCGAGGCGATCGGGTTCGGCGCGGCGGTCGATTATCTCGAAGCGATCGGGCTCGACGTGGCCGAGCGGCACGAGAACGCCCTGGTGCGCAATCTGCGCGAGGCCCTGCGCGGGATGAACGACGTGACCGTATTCGGCCCGGAAGACGCGGCCGGGATCGTCAGCTTCGCGATCGACGGGATCCACCCGCACGATCTCGGGACGATCCTCGACGAGGCGAATGTCGCGATCCGCGCGGGCCACCACTGCGCCCAGCCGCTGATGGAACATCTCGGTGTGCCCGCGACCGCGCGGGCGAGCTTCGGCATCTATTCCGATGAAGGCGATATTGCAGCGCTGCTTGCCGGTATCGAGCGGACCAAGAGGATTTTCGCCTAA